CGGTCCGAGGTGACCGCCAGACGCATGACCGGATCGGCGTCGCTGTCGTTCTTGATCACGATTGGCTCGTCGACGCCGTCGGGCAGACTGCCGCGAATGCGTCCCACGGCGTCGCGCACGTCGTTTGCCGCTTCGTCGATATTCCGGCCGACTTCGAACTCGATGACCGTCCGGGACCGCCCGCGGCGGCTCTGGGAGGAGATGGTCTTGACACCGGACACCCCGGCGATCGAGCTCTCCACGATTTCGGTGATGTCTGTATCGACGATTTGAGGCGAGGCGCCCGTATAAGTCGTCGTGACGGTGACGATGGCGGAATCGATATCCGGCAGCTCACGGATGGGAAGCGTGAGCAGGGACCCGACGCCCATCACGACGATCAGCAGGCTGGCGACGAGCGCCAGGACGGGGCGTTTTATGGAAATATCCGAAAGCGTCATCGTTCGATGGTCCGGGATGGGCGGTGCGCCCGTGGCGGAGCGGGTTGCGAAATGTGCGGGCACATCAGCCGGAGACTCTGCCCGTACCGGCTGGTTTGGCGCGGCGAACCGGTCTGCCGTCGCGCGCCTTCTGGACCCCACGTACAATTACTTCTTCACCGTCCGATATCCCGTCGAGGATCTCGACATTGCCGAAGCCGCGTTGCCCGATGGTGATGTCGCGGCGCTCGGCAATCGTGCCGCGTTCACCGTCGCGCACCACGAACACCGCAGGCTGGCTGCCTTCAATGAAGATCGCCTCCTCGGGCACCGTCAACGCCTTGCGGTTGTCGAGGACGACGGCGAGGTGCATGAACATTCCGGCGGGCAACTCGTAGTCTGGATTGGGCGCGACAGCCCGCGCGCGAAACGCTCTCGAGACTGGATCGATCCTGCTGTCGATGCGCTCGATCCGACCCTCGAAAACCCGGCCCGGGAACGCCGTTGCGTCGGCGAGGACCCGCTGACCGGTCTTGATGCGGCCGAACAGGTTTTCGGGGATCGAGAAATCAATCTCGATCAGGGAAAGGTCGTCCAGGCTGGCGATGTTCTGCCCGGCCTCGACCCGCGATCCGGTCTCGATATTGGTGAAACCCACAACACCGTCGAAGGGCGCAACCACGATGCGGTCGCGAAGCCTGCGGGCTGCGCGGTCCCGTTCGGCCTGCGCCGTCGCCAGGGCGACCTCCAGCTTCTCGACGGCAGCCTGAGATGTCGCGCTCGATTTCATCAATTCCCGCGCGCGTTTCAGCGCGCTCCGGGCCTCGGTCAGCTGCGCCTCGGCCTCGATCAGATTGGCGCGCTCGATGTCGTCGTCGAGCCGAAGCAGAATATCCTTCGCATCGACACGCCTGCCGGCCTGGACATTGACCTCGGTGACACGTCCGGACGCGGAGGGGGTTATCTCGACGGCCCGGTGGGCCCGGGTCGAGCCGACCGCCTCGACAGTCGTTTCGAGGTCGGCGATCGTCGCGCGCACAGTTTCGACAGCCGGGCCACCGCCGCCGCCTCGCGGGCTGCCACTTGGCGCCGCGTTGCTCGCGGAATAGGCCTGCCAGCCCGCGTAACCCCCGCCCAGGAGAGCGACGATCACGGCCAGAATTCCGACCTGTTTGACGATGGACATCGACATTCCTTCTCGGCCGGAGACCCGGTCCCACCTGTGTCAACGCATGTCTGTGCGTAGCATAAATTCTGCCAGAGAATTATGGTTATTATTTGTCGATCCGGGTGTCTCCCATGCGCTGCGCGCGTGGCTGGTATCGAACCGAAGAAGCCGGTGAGGTGATGTTCGGCGTGGTCGGTCGGGCGGGTCGGCTATGCCAGGCGGCCGATTGAATTCATATAGGTTTGTTTGCGGTCGCGAAGGCTGGTACGAATCCACTGAGTATCCGTCCGTTACCGGTCGGCGACCATGTTTCACAAGCGACACCTGACCTATCCGAACCGAGGAATTGGGAGCCATTTCCATGACGCACGCCTATCCGAATATCGAACTCCATGTCGCCGGCAAGTGGGGGCCCGCACTCGGCGGAGAGACGATCGATGTGATCAATCCCGCGACCGGTCAGCCGATCGGCAATGTTGCCCATGCGCGTGTGGCCGACCTGGATGTGGCGCTGGAAGCCGCCGAGACCGGGTTCCGCGCGTGGAAAGAGGTCTCCGCCTTCGATCGCTACAAGCTGATGCGCAAGGCCGCCGATCTGGTGCGCGAACGCGCCGACGCGATCGCGACATTGATGACCATGGAGCAGGGCAAGCCGGTTGGTGAGGCGAAGATCGAGACGCTGTTCGGCGCGGACATCATCGACTGGTTCGCCGAGGAGGCGCGCCGCACCTATGGCAGCGTCATCCCCGCGCGCATGGGCGGCGTGACCCAGCTGATCGTCAAGGAGCCGGTCGGCCCGGTTGCTGCGTTCACACCGTGGAACTTCCCGATCAACCAGGCGGTACGCAAGCTCTCGGGCGCGGTCGGTGCGGGTTGTTCGATCATCCTGAAGGGGCCGGAAGAAACGCCGGCGAGCTGTGCAGAACTGGTGCGCTGCTTCGTCGATGCCGGCTTGCCGGACGGTGTGGTCAATCTCGTCTACGGCATCCCGGCCGAGATCTCCGAATATCTCATCCCCCATCGCACGATCCGGAAGATCACCTTCACCGGTTCAACTGCCGTGGGCAAACAGCTGGCCGTGTTGGCCGGCGCGCATATGAAACGCGTCACCATGGAACTGGGAGGCCATTCGCCGGCGATCGTCTTCGAGGATGCCGATGTCGAAGTCGCGCTCAAGGTGCTGACGGCCAACAAGTTCCGCAATGCAGGACAGGTCTGTGTCTCGCCGACGCGGTTCCTGGTGCATGAAAAACACTATGGCCGTTTCGTCGAGGGCTTCACGGAATTCGCCTCCACCCTGCCGGTGGGCGACGGCATGGACCCGGACACCAAGATGGGGCCGCTGGCACATGATCGGCGCGTCGAGGCGATCGAGGGGTTCGTATCTGACGCGGTGGGCAAGGGTGCGACCGTACATACCGGCGGCCAGCGCAAGGGCAATGAGGGCTACTTCTTCGAGCCGACCGTCCTGACCGATGTCCCGATGGATGCCCGCATCATGAACGAGGAACCGTTCGGCCCGGTCGCGCCGATCATGCCGTTCACCGATTTCGACGCGGTCGTTGCGGAGGCCAACCGCCTCGACTATGGGCTCGCGGCCTATGCCTACACCAAGTCGGCCAAGACGGCCCAGGAGGTGGGTGCGGCGTTCGAAAGCGGCATGGTCTCGATCAATCATCACGGCATCGGGCTGATCGAGACCCATTTCGGCGGCGTGAAGGATTCGGGCTACGGTTCGGAAGGCGGCTCGGAGGCCATCGACGCGTATCTGAACACCAAGTTCATCACCCAGGCCGGGCTGTAGGGCGGATACCGGGAGCGGGCGCCTAGTTCTGCGGGCTCCCGACCTCCGCCACCAGGAAATCGATGAAGGCGCGGGTTTTCAGCGCCATCTCGCGCTGGGCGGGAAAGATCGCGTAGACCGCGGCTTCCTGGCGTTCATAGTCGCGCAACAGACGGATCAGCCGGCCCGATTCCAGTTCCGGGGCGGCGAAGTGATACGGCACCCGCGCGATTCCCATGCCGGCCAGCGCGCCTTCGCGGGCGACGATCAGGCTGGTGCTTCGCAGGGGGCCCGTGACCGGGACGGCATAGGCGGCGCCATCACGGTCGAAGACCCATTCGGCGATGTTCTGAACCGCTGTGGTGATCAGGCAGGCGTGATCGTCCAGTTCGTCGGGACGGGCCGGTGCACCGTGCTTCGCGATATAGGCGGGGCTGGCGCACAGGACCGTGGGGGTCTCCATGATCTTGCGCGCGATCAGCGCGGAATCCGGCAGTGTGCCGGCGCCGCGAATGACCACGTCGAAGCCCTCGCCGACCACGTCGACGAAGGCATCGGACGCGGTCACGTCGAGACGCACCTCGGGATATTTTGCCGCGAATTTCGGCAGTAACGGCGCGATATACATGTGTCCGAAGGTCACCGGCATGGCCAGGCGGAGCACCCCGCGCGGCGCGGCCGTGACCGAGTTGACTGTTTCCGCGCCCTCATCAAGCGTCGCAAGCGCCGACGACACGCTGGCATGATAGGCGGTGCCCGCCTCGGTCAGCGCGAGGCTGCGGGTGGTGCGGGCGATCAGCCGGGCCCCCAACCGGGTCTCCAGCTCCGATATGGCCTTGCTGACCGCCGACGGCGAGACGGCAAGCCGTTCAGCGGCGGCGCGGAAGCTCCCGGTCTCCGCAACCGCGTCGAACATCTCCAGAGATCGCGTCGAGGGGTGACTCATAAGTACTGAAAATATCTCATCAATATGATGATCACAATCCTATTGATGAACAAAGTTGCTTAAACGATGGTGTTGGAAAGGGAGATACGATCATGACCGAACTGGCCACGCCCCGTGCGCTCAACCATATCGGGCTCACCGTTCCGGATATTCACGCCGCCATCGAATGGTACGGGCGGGTGTTCGGATTTCGCCGGATCATGGGCCCGCGCCGGCTCGAGGCGAAGCTCTCGGACACGGCGGAATCCGGCCACATCATGGGCCCACGGTTCCGCGCGGCCCTGCAGGCGCATCTGGTGACGGGGAACGGCATCGGGCTTGAACTGTTCCAGTTCACGGAACCCGAAACCGAGGCGCCCGATGACAATATGGAATACTGGAAGCATGGCTATTGGCACCTCTGCTTCACCGATCCCGATATCGAGGGGCTGGTCGAGACGATCATCGCGGAGGGCGGAAAAAAAAGAACCGATGTCTGGGCATTCGTTCCGGGCACCGATTACAAACTTTGTTACTGTGAAGACCCGTTCGGGAATGTGATCGAAATCTTTTCGCACAGCTACGAACAGACGTTCGGCAACTGGCCCAACGAAGGTCGCGACGCCGAATAAGCGTGTCCTTAGGGGAACTTTAATGACTGACGAACTCAAGAAAACAGAAACCATGGCTGAAGACGGCAAGGTGAAAACCTTCAATGTTGTCTTCAACGTCGAAGGTAAGTCCGTCGGCAAGATGCGCAACGAGATCAAGGGGCAGATGGTCAGCCCGGTGGTGGACGAGGCGTTCGAGATGGCCACGGATGAAGGCGCGGCCCATGGCGGTGACATGACGGCGCCGCCGCCGCTGGCCTATTTCTGCACCGGCTTTATTGCCTGTCTGATGACGCAGATCCGCGCGTTCGCGAAACGCCTGCGTGTCGAAGTCGGCGAAGTGGCCGTAAAGGCACATATCGAATGGGAAGCCCGGGTCGAAGGGCGTGACCCCTATACCAGCCGCCCGATTGCCTTCCGGCTCGATATTGATCTGGATAGCGATGCGCCGTTCGAGGATCAGAAACGCCTGCTTGACGCGGCCCAGAAGGGTTGTTTCGTTGAGGCGACCCTGGCCAACCCGATCCCGGTTCAGCACCAGTTGTTGATCGACGGTGAATATCGCGACGCCGACTGAGATCGATGGTGGAATGTCGGGCGTGACTGGCGCGCCCGACGCAACCCTGCTTCAATCCGAAGCCGGACAACGGGTTGATGTGGGGAGAGACGCATGTTGAATGCGGCCGTGGTCGGGCTGGGTTGGTGGGGCAAGCAGATTGTCGCCAGCCTCGCCGACAGTGAAAAGATCACCGTCACGCGCGGGGTCGATGTAGACCTCGACGGCGCGCGCGACTTTGCGGGGCAGCACGGGCTTGTGATCGGCGACAGCTATAATGACGTGCTGACGGATGATGCGGTTGATGCGGTGATACTTGTCACACCGCACGCGCTGCATGAGGAACAGGTCCTCGCCGCGGCGTCGGCCGGCAAACAGATTTTCTGTGAGAAACCATTCTCGCTTTCGGCGGAATCCGCCCAGAGGATGCTCGAGGCATGCGACAAGGCCGGGCTGAAGGCTGTCGGGATTGGCCATGAACGCCGTTTTGAGCCTGCGCTTGAGGCGATGAAGCAACATCTGGACGCCGGTGACTTCGGCACGCTCATCCACATCGAGTGCAACTGGTCCCACAATAATTTCACCAAGGCCGTGGCGTCGGGCTGGCGCAAGGACGCCAAGCAGGCGCCGCTGGGCACCCTGACGGCGCTGGGCGTGCACATCACCGACTATTTTCAGTCTATGGCCGGACCCGTTGCCAGGTTGCGGGCGACAACTGCTGACCGCTCGCCGCTATTTCCGGGTAACGACATGGTGGCGGTTCAGTTCACCTTCGAAAGCGGCGTGACGGGCTATATGTGCAACATCGCGACGACGCCCTTTCACAGCGCCATCAAGGTTTTTGGCGACAAGGGTTGGGGTGAGGCGCGGGAGAATTCGAACGTGGATATCCCGGAGCCTGCGACTCTGACGACGCGCTGGCTCGACGAGGAGCTGACCATCCAGACCCACCAGACGCAGAATGTGGTCCGGGCAAACCTCGACCAGTGGGCCGATGCCGCGCAGGGCAACGGAACGTATCGCTTCACGCGCGACCACCTGCTGCACAATGTTGAAATCCTGGAGGCGATCGTCCGCTCGGCCGAATGCGGCGACGAAGTCGCGGTTCGGTAGGGGCGTCCGGGATTGTTGATCCACGGTGAAGTCGATATCTGCGCGCAGAGCGTTGCGAGCGCTTTCCGGTTGTCGGAACTCTGTTAGAGTTGGGGTGAAGGGTCGACCGACACTCCGGAAAGGTTCTGGCTTTTGGAAAATTCTACGGTCTCGGCAGATGAGGTTGGGGAGATTCGTCTCGGGACCAAGCTGCGCCATGCGCGCATGGTGCGCGGCTTACTTCTGAAGGACGTCGCAACGAAAGCCGGATGCTCGGAAAGTCTTCTTTCGAAGATCGAGAACGGGCACGCCAACCCATCCGTTCAGATGTTGCATCGCATCGCGAATGTTCTGGGCGCCAACTTCAATGCCTTGTTCGCAAGCGATGATCTGGACTCCGGTATCGTTGCGCGCGCCGGGGAGCGACCCGAAATCGATACGGACCAGCTACGCAAGGGTCGCGGAATCGCGTTCGAGCGTCTGATTCCCTATGCGCCGGGTCACCTGTTGCAGGGCAATATTCACGTCATCGCCCCCGGGGGAGAATCCGAAGGTCTGATCGACCATGTCGGGGAAGAAGTTGGCTACGTTCTCGAGGGTGAGCTTGAGCTGTTTGTCGGCGATAAGGAGTTTCGACTCTCGGTCGGCGACTCCTTTCACTTCAACTCCGATACCCCGCATCGCTACCGCAATCCCGGCAAGGTCACAACGCGCGTCATCTGGGTTAATTCGCCCCCCACATTCTGATCACGGTGTCACGCAAATTGGGGTGCCGCATTAAACTTGCATAATATTCAAGTGACTTTATATTGCTTCAAGGCTTGGATTGGACTCGAAAAATCGTGACGGTCCAGGTTTGAACAGTTGGGGTGCGTGGAGGAAACGCAAGACCAACAAGAACGACAGATCAATTACAGCGCCCGCTGTCCTAGTCAGAGCAACCGCTTCACTCAGGAGAGCTTCATGAGCGCACGTATTACATCAGCAGCAATCGCCATTTCCGCCATTGCGTTAGCCGTTCCGGCCTCGGTTCCCGCATTTGCCGGAGATCTCAAAATCGCCCATTCCTTGCCGTCCGGCGCACCGCGCGATCAGGGCGCACATATCATTGCGAACATGGTCAACAAGGATGACCGCTGTGACCTCGACGCCAAGGTCTTTCCCGGTTCTCAGTTGGGAAGTACGGAGATCGTCGTCGAGACCATGCAACTCGGCGGCATTGAGATGACGATTCAACCCGCTTCATTTCTGGTCGGTTTCGAACCGCTCATCGGCATCATGGACTTTCCGTTCTTCTGGCCGGATACGCGCGAAGATCTCGCGAAGGTTCATAAGTCCGACGCGATGCGCGCGCTTCTGGACTCAACCGACAAGCAGAACATCCATACGCTGATGGTCTGGCATACAGGGTACAAGACCTGGACGGGCAACAAGCCGCTTTTGACCATGGAAGATTACAAGGGCCAGAAGGCGCGTGCGATGCCCTCCGCGATTCTCATCGAACAGGACAAGCAGCTCGGCATGACCCCGGTCGGGATGCCTTTCTCCGAGACCTATACGGCACTGCAGACCAAGGCGATCGATGCGCAGGAAAACCCGATTGTCACCAGCTTTTTCATGAAGTTTCACGAAGTTCAGGACTACATGACGCTGTCGAACCACGGCACCCTCGACCAGTTGATCATGGTCAGCAAGACCTGGTGGGACGGACTATCTGCGGAATGCCACGCCGCGATTACCGAGGCGGCTGTCGCAGGCGGCAAGGTAACCGAAGATAAGACCTATGCGATTATTGAGAAGGCCAATGCGGCCTTTGCCAAATCCGGCATGAAAGTCGTGGAGATGAGCCCGGCGCAGACGACGCTGCTCCGCGACGCGATCCTTCCCGGAGTTGAGGCGTTCTACATCGATAAGAATGGCGCTGAAGGCGAAAAGATCCTCGCCGGCTTCAAGCAATATCTCGGAATGTAGCGCGAGATCCAAAAGGTTCCTGAGCCATGTATGTTTCCGCTCTCGAAGCCATCCTCGGCAGTCTGGACCGTATCGTGCGGTTGGCTGCCGGGGCTGCGCTTCTCGTCATGACGCTGCTCCTGTTCGGCAATTCTACCGCGCGTTTTCTGTTCGGCCTCTCCTTTGTCGGGGGAGAGGAGTTGGCGCGTGTTCTCACGGTCTGGATGACCTTCATGGCGGCCTATCTGGTGGTGCGCAAAAATAGCCATGTCGCGATCGACATTCTGATGCGCCTGGTCGACGAACGGCTCTACCGTGCGATCACATTCGCGGTGAGCCTGATCGCCGCCTTTACGATGGCCTATATCACCCGCTACGGGGTGGAATTCAGCCATCGCGTATGGGCGAGTGGGCAGGAGAGCTCTGTCCTGCCCATGCTCCGGGTCGTCTTCTATCTTCCGATTCCCATTGGCTGCGGCCTGATGTCACTCGGTTTCCTGATCAATGCGGTCAAGGTCTTGCGCGGCGAACTTCCGCGGCCCGCGCTCGAGGGTATGACCTCCGCGCCGGCGGGAGAGTAATCGATGCCCGCAGCGATATTTCTTGTATCCACCTTTACGCTTTTGTTTCTTGCGGCGCCCATCTTCATATCGATCCTGGCGCCTACTTTCTTCGCGATCGAAGTGTTCGGAAATCCGGTGCCGGCAACGGTCTATACCGCGCGGCTGGTCGAGGGCATTAACTCGTTCGCGCTGCTGGCGATACCGCTTTTCATTTTCTCGGCTGACATTATTTCCCGGGGCCAGATCGGTGCGCGTCTGCTCGCCATGGTGGAGAGCATGATCGGACATCTCACCGGGGGTGTCGCGATCACAACCGCTGTTGCGTGTGCCCTGTTTGGTGCGATTTCGGGGGTCGGTGCCGCAGCCGTCGTCAGCATTGGCCCGATTGTGTATCCGGCGCTGCTTCGCCAGGGATACAGCCGCAGCTTTGCCGTCGGGCTGATCCTGGCATCCTCGACACTCGCGATGCTCATCCCGCCATCCGTTTCGATCATTATTTTCGCGTTGCAGACCAACGGATCCGTCGGTCAGTTGTTTCTGTCGGGCCTGAGTGCGGGTGTTCTCCTGACAGCTGCCTATGCGTTCTACGCCTGGGCCTATGCCAAGAAGAACGGCATCGGCAAGACGTCCAAGGCAAGCCCCAAGGAGCGACTGAAGGCAACGCGCGACGGAATGTGGGCTCTTGGCTTGCCGGGAATTATCTTCGGTGGCATCTATTCCGGCGCCTTCACACCGACAGAGGCCGCTGGCGCGGCCTGCATCTATGCGATTGTTGTCGAAACGCTGGTCTACCGACAGCTCAAATTGCGCGAAATCCTCAACGTGTCTTCGGACTCGGCGATGACGATTTCGACGTTGATGATCCTTATCAGCGCCGGTTCGGTTCTGACCTTTTATCTGACCCTGGAACAGGTGCCTCAGCAGGTCTCGCAGATTTTGCAGGGCCAGCCGGCGTTCGTGATCCTGCTGCTGATCAATGTAATCTTTCTGCTCGCGGGCATGTTCGTGGACCCTTCGTCGGCCATCATCGTATTCAGCCCGCTGATCTATCCGGCAGCAACTGCAGCGGGGATCGATCCTGTGCATCTGGGCGCGGTAATCGTGTTGAACGTCGCGCTGGGTATGATCACGCCACCCATGGGGATGAATATCTTCCTCGGGATCATGACGTTCAAGGTGACCTATATGGAAGCTGTGCGGGGTTCGATGCCGTTCATCATCGTGTCGTTGATCGTTCTGGCGTTGATCACGTATGTCCCGATTCTGACGACGTGGCTGCCGGAACTGGTCTATGGCTGAGGTTTCTACGTCTGCCAAAAACTTGCGCCTACACGAGTGGCGTCTGCCAGTTACTGGCTCCTGACCGGGCAACAGGTTGCATGCTTGCAATGGCCCGGGCCGATCAGCCTGATCAATATTTCTTCCAGACGCGGCCCTATCGGTAAACTGGCGCGAAGAGCAGGGTGACGAGAATTTTTTGTCGTCGTCCGATGTCTGATTACGCAAACTTATGCATTCGGATGGTTGCGTGCCGGGCTGTGCGACGGGCAAAGTTCCAATCGGTCGAGCAGGACCGCAATGCCGTATTCCGCGCGTGTCGGATAACGCGGGCTGGAAAATTGGAAGACGAAGATGATCAAGGCTTATTCATGGCCGACCCCGAACGGGCACAAGGTCCACATCATGTTGCATGAATGCGCGCTGGAGCATGAGGTCATCCCGGTAAACATCGGCGACGGGGATCAGTTCAAGCCCGATTTTCTGGCGATCAGCCCGAATAATCGCATCCCCGCGATCGTCGATACGGACGGACCCGGCGGACAGGAAATCTCGATCTTCGAGACCGGCGCGATCCTTTATTACCTGGCCCGCAAGACCGGCCGGTTCATGCCCGACGCGGCAAACGACCCTGCGGGCCATTACGCGGTCATGGAGTGGCTCATGTGGCAGATGGGCGGGATCGGCCCGATGATGGGCCAGGCCAACCATTTCCGCCGCTATGCGCCAGACCGCATCGAGTATGCGACCAACCGCTATGCCAATGAGACGAAGCGCCTGTTCGGCGTGGCCGATACGCGCCTGGGAAAGACACGTTACCTGGCCGGCGACGACTACACGATCGCCGACATCGCGGCCTTCCCGTGGATGCGCAACTGGAAAGGCCAGGAAGTGCCTCTCGACGAGTATCCGAATACCAGGCGCTGGCTCGAGGAAGTCGGCGCGCGCCCGGCCGTTAAGTCAGGTCTCGAGGTTCTTATCGAACATCGCAGTTCCGGCCCGCCGAAAGGCAAGGCCTGGGACGTCATGTTCGGTAACGAGCAGTTCAAACGCAGATAGGGCCTGAAATGAAAACGAGGGGCCGCACGCGCGCTATGCAGAACCGATGCCGCTGATCCCCCTGCATGACGCGAATCCGCGCCTGTACATCCGGGCGCACTACGCCACCATCGCCCTGATCGCCATAAACACGCTGATTTTTGTCAGTCGGATCGGGATCGGGGACGGGCAGCTGTTCGAGGCAGTGGCCGGCTATGCCGTGGTGCCGGCGCGGTTCTTCGACGGGTTCGAAGTCCCGGTTCGCATCGAAAGCGTGTCCGCGCCGCTGACGCTGCTCACCTATCAGTTCCTGCACGCCGACTGGGCGCATCTCGCCTTCAACATGCTGTTCCTCTGGGTCTTCGGAGACAATCTCGAAGATGCGCTCGGGCATGTTCGTTTCGTCATGTTCTTCCTGCTGTGCGGCATCGCGGGCGGATTGGCGCAGAGCATCGTGGAACCCGATTCCGTCACGCCGGTGATCGGCGCGAGCGGGGCGATCTCGGGTGTCCTCGGCGGTTATCTGGTGCTGTATCCGCGCGCCCGGTTGCTGGTGCTGGCGTTCCTGATGATACCCCTGCGTCTGCCGGCCCTGCTGGTAATCGGCACATTCTTCGCGCAGGACCTGCTCTGGGGCCTGACCAACGCGCCCGCGGCATTGGGCACCGCCGTGTGGGCGCATATCGGCGGGTTCGTCGCCGGCGCGGTGCTGGTGGTCTTCCTGCGGAACCCCAGAGTTTCGCTATGGCACAAGCCGCCCAGTCCTTGGAAATCGTGAATGAACTGGCGTCGATGGATCAGGGGAGGTTTGACCGCAGCTGCAATCGTTGTAGCGATCTGGCTTTTGGTAACCTTTTTCCCGATTGAGCCATGCGCGCCAGACGAGCGCCTTCTACCGAGCGTGCGCATGCTGGTACCTGGCTGCGGCCTTTATGATTAATCCAGCGTCACCAAAGCCCCTCGACGATGACGATGTTGGAGTCCGACGCTGAGATGCGGATGGGCTTGATCCGGGTGTAC
This region of Alphaproteobacteria bacterium genomic DNA includes:
- a CDS encoding efflux RND transporter periplasmic adaptor subunit; translation: MSIVKQVGILAVIVALLGGGYAGWQAYSASNAAPSGSPRGGGGGPAVETVRATIADLETTVEAVGSTRAHRAVEITPSASGRVTEVNVQAGRRVDAKDILLRLDDDIERANLIEAEAQLTEARSALKRARELMKSSATSQAAVEKLEVALATAQAERDRAARRLRDRIVVAPFDGVVGFTNIETGSRVEAGQNIASLDDLSLIEIDFSIPENLFGRIKTGQRVLADATAFPGRVFEGRIERIDSRIDPVSRAFRARAVAPNPDYELPAGMFMHLAVVLDNRKALTVPEEAIFIEGSQPAVFVVRDGERGTIAERRDITIGQRGFGNVEILDGISDGEEVIVRGVQKARDGRPVRRAKPAGTGRVSG
- a CDS encoding NAD-dependent succinate-semialdehyde dehydrogenase, producing MTHAYPNIELHVAGKWGPALGGETIDVINPATGQPIGNVAHARVADLDVALEAAETGFRAWKEVSAFDRYKLMRKAADLVRERADAIATLMTMEQGKPVGEAKIETLFGADIIDWFAEEARRTYGSVIPARMGGVTQLIVKEPVGPVAAFTPWNFPINQAVRKLSGAVGAGCSIILKGPEETPASCAELVRCFVDAGLPDGVVNLVYGIPAEISEYLIPHRTIRKITFTGSTAVGKQLAVLAGAHMKRVTMELGGHSPAIVFEDADVEVALKVLTANKFRNAGQVCVSPTRFLVHEKHYGRFVEGFTEFASTLPVGDGMDPDTKMGPLAHDRRVEAIEGFVSDAVGKGATVHTGGQRKGNEGYFFEPTVLTDVPMDARIMNEEPFGPVAPIMPFTDFDAVVAEANRLDYGLAAYAYTKSAKTAQEVGAAFESGMVSINHHGIGLIETHFGGVKDSGYGSEGGSEAIDAYLNTKFITQAGL
- a CDS encoding LysR substrate-binding domain-containing protein, with translation MSHPSTRSLEMFDAVAETGSFRAAAERLAVSPSAVSKAISELETRLGARLIARTTRSLALTEAGTAYHASVSSALATLDEGAETVNSVTAAPRGVLRLAMPVTFGHMYIAPLLPKFAAKYPEVRLDVTASDAFVDVVGEGFDVVIRGAGTLPDSALIARKIMETPTVLCASPAYIAKHGAPARPDELDDHACLITTAVQNIAEWVFDRDGAAYAVPVTGPLRSTSLIVAREGALAGMGIARVPYHFAAPELESGRLIRLLRDYERQEAAVYAIFPAQREMALKTRAFIDFLVAEVGSPQN
- a CDS encoding VOC family protein, whose protein sequence is MTELATPRALNHIGLTVPDIHAAIEWYGRVFGFRRIMGPRRLEAKLSDTAESGHIMGPRFRAALQAHLVTGNGIGLELFQFTEPETEAPDDNMEYWKHGYWHLCFTDPDIEGLVETIIAEGGKKRTDVWAFVPGTDYKLCYCEDPFGNVIEIFSHSYEQTFGNWPNEGRDAE
- a CDS encoding OsmC family protein; its protein translation is MTDELKKTETMAEDGKVKTFNVVFNVEGKSVGKMRNEIKGQMVSPVVDEAFEMATDEGAAHGGDMTAPPPLAYFCTGFIACLMTQIRAFAKRLRVEVGEVAVKAHIEWEARVEGRDPYTSRPIAFRLDIDLDSDAPFEDQKRLLDAAQKGCFVEATLANPIPVQHQLLIDGEYRDAD
- a CDS encoding Gfo/Idh/MocA family oxidoreductase, with the protein product MLNAAVVGLGWWGKQIVASLADSEKITVTRGVDVDLDGARDFAGQHGLVIGDSYNDVLTDDAVDAVILVTPHALHEEQVLAAASAGKQIFCEKPFSLSAESAQRMLEACDKAGLKAVGIGHERRFEPALEAMKQHLDAGDFGTLIHIECNWSHNNFTKAVASGWRKDAKQAPLGTLTALGVHITDYFQSMAGPVARLRATTADRSPLFPGNDMVAVQFTFESGVTGYMCNIATTPFHSAIKVFGDKGWGEARENSNVDIPEPATLTTRWLDEELTIQTHQTQNVVRANLDQWADAAQGNGTYRFTRDHLLHNVEILEAIVRSAECGDEVAVR
- a CDS encoding cupin domain-containing protein — encoded protein: MENSTVSADEVGEIRLGTKLRHARMVRGLLLKDVATKAGCSESLLSKIENGHANPSVQMLHRIANVLGANFNALFASDDLDSGIVARAGERPEIDTDQLRKGRGIAFERLIPYAPGHLLQGNIHVIAPGGESEGLIDHVGEEVGYVLEGELELFVGDKEFRLSVGDSFHFNSDTPHRYRNPGKVTTRVIWVNSPPTF
- a CDS encoding TRAP transporter substrate-binding protein, with the protein product MEETQDQQERQINYSARCPSQSNRFTQESFMSARITSAAIAISAIALAVPASVPAFAGDLKIAHSLPSGAPRDQGAHIIANMVNKDDRCDLDAKVFPGSQLGSTEIVVETMQLGGIEMTIQPASFLVGFEPLIGIMDFPFFWPDTREDLAKVHKSDAMRALLDSTDKQNIHTLMVWHTGYKTWTGNKPLLTMEDYKGQKARAMPSAILIEQDKQLGMTPVGMPFSETYTALQTKAIDAQENPIVTSFFMKFHEVQDYMTLSNHGTLDQLIMVSKTWWDGLSAECHAAITEAAVAGGKVTEDKTYAIIEKANAAFAKSGMKVVEMSPAQTTLLRDAILPGVEAFYIDKNGAEGEKILAGFKQYLGM
- a CDS encoding TRAP transporter small permease, yielding MYVSALEAILGSLDRIVRLAAGAALLVMTLLLFGNSTARFLFGLSFVGGEELARVLTVWMTFMAAYLVVRKNSHVAIDILMRLVDERLYRAITFAVSLIAAFTMAYITRYGVEFSHRVWASGQESSVLPMLRVVFYLPIPIGCGLMSLGFLINAVKVLRGELPRPALEGMTSAPAGE
- a CDS encoding TRAP transporter large permease, yielding MPAAIFLVSTFTLLFLAAPIFISILAPTFFAIEVFGNPVPATVYTARLVEGINSFALLAIPLFIFSADIISRGQIGARLLAMVESMIGHLTGGVAITTAVACALFGAISGVGAAAVVSIGPIVYPALLRQGYSRSFAVGLILASSTLAMLIPPSVSIIIFALQTNGSVGQLFLSGLSAGVLLTAAYAFYAWAYAKKNGIGKTSKASPKERLKATRDGMWALGLPGIIFGGIYSGAFTPTEAAGAACIYAIVVETLVYRQLKLREILNVSSDSAMTISTLMILISAGSVLTFYLTLEQVPQQVSQILQGQPAFVILLLINVIFLLAGMFVDPSSAIIVFSPLIYPAATAAGIDPVHLGAVIVLNVALGMITPPMGMNIFLGIMTFKVTYMEAVRGSMPFIIVSLIVLALITYVPILTTWLPELVYG